One window of the Populus nigra chromosome 4, ddPopNigr1.1, whole genome shotgun sequence genome contains the following:
- the LOC133690672 gene encoding protein ROOT INITIATION DEFECTIVE 3-like, whose product KIFNNYASAPHGFTSVGRRFLASSQLQDPKASSGILYWSWSKPQVGVQCFPEKPVKPLVAIIVKALILLEVVYPGIYTLGRLLKKWRAHYRTVTCLVFTEDDSLLVSGSEDVSVRVWSLLVIFDDYQTEQASTLYEHSFQEHTLRVTNMVTEMARYTLLRSMLIAHLAKVTGCISSVHYLVTGHANNIHVFKRMAYLNPQCCHMLTLTQEGMDHHYHLRSISISIQRMRKSLRSR is encoded by the exons aaaatatttaataactaCGCCTCCGCTCCTCACGGCTTTACTTCCGTCGGCCGCCGCTTCCTGGCCTCTTCCCAGCTTCAGGACCCCAAAGCATCTTCAGGCATTCTCTACTGGTCCTGGTCTAAG CCTCAAGTCGGGGTTCAGTGCTTCCCAGAGAAGCCGGTAAAGCCGCTTGTTGCTATAATAGTGAAGGCACTTATCTTGTTGGAGGTGGTTTATCCCGGAATATATACTTTGGGGAG ATTGCTTAAGAAATGGCGTGCCCATTACAGGACTGTTACTTGCTTGGTTTTTACAGAAGATGATTCTCTTTTGGTTTCTGGTTCTGAGGATGTATCTGTTCGAGTCTGGTCACTACTCGT GATATTTGATGATTATCAAACAGAGCAGGCAAGCACACTTTACGAGCATAGCTTTCAAGAGCATACTTTGCGTGTCACTAATATGGTAACAG AGATGGCAAGATACACATTGCTGCGCTCAATGCTGATAGCTCATCTAGCAAAAGTCACTGGTTGCATATCATCAGTTCATTACCTAGTCACag GTCATGCGAACAATATCCATGTTTTTAAACGAATGGCGTACTTGAACCCGCAATGTTGTCACATGCTCACGCTTACTCAAGAAGGCATGGATCATCATTACCACCTCCGGTCAATAAGTATATCAATACAACGGATGAGAAAATCGTTACGCAGTAGATAA